The Triticum dicoccoides isolate Atlit2015 ecotype Zavitan chromosome 6A, WEW_v2.0, whole genome shotgun sequence genome has a window encoding:
- the LOC119315661 gene encoding uncharacterized protein LOC119315661, translating to MPGLESAVCAAFPRCPSPPAAVTAATSGLCYSSERKANRNPPQKGSAASESTRGSSEQRAAQCRSAPPEGHHTWQGKGEAPAAAAPPRRRRALVALLLTGLAASTRVPNARPPQPLDAAHPMNAGTSFTDKNSQFHHVPWSQILLKLIKFDIQKGTSFLSGSGCWFLATMVAGKRA from the exons ATGCCTGGGCTGGAGAGTGCAGTATGCG CTGCATTCCCCCGGTGCCCTTCCCCCCCTGCGGCAGTGACCGCAGCGACCTCCGGGCTCTGCTACTCGTCGGAGAGAAAGGCGAATCGGAATCCCCCGCAGAAGGGGAGCGCCGCCTCGGAGAGCACCCGCGGCAGCAGCGAGCAGCGTGCTGCCCAATGCCGCTCAGCGCCGCCggaggggcaccacacatggcaggGGAAGGGGGAAGCACCCGCGGCGGCGGCTCCGCCCCGGCGACGACGCGCGCTCGTGGCCCTCCTCCTCACCGGCCTCGCCGCCTCCACCCGCGTCCCCAACGCCAGGCCGCCGCAGCCGCTCGACGCGGCCCACCCCATGAACGCTG GGACTAGTTTCACCGATAAGAACTCGCAGTTCCACCATGTTCCGTGGAGCCAGATCCTTTTAAAATTGATTAAGTTTGACATTCAGAAAGGGACATCATTTTTGTCTGGAAGCGGGTGTTGGTTCCTGGCCACGATGGTTGCAGGGAAAAGAGCATAG
- the LOC119315049 gene encoding mitogen-activated protein kinase 13-like — protein MEFFTEYGEASQYQIEEIIGKGSFGVVAAAVDTQTGERVAIKKIHDMFEHASNGTRILREIKLLRLLRHPNIVETKHILLPPARREFRDIYVVFELMESDLQKVIQANENLTAGHHRFFLYQLLHALKYIHAANVFHRDLKPSNILVNSNCKLKICDFGLARASRDDPPLAIFWTDYVATRWYRAPELCGSFFSKYTPAIDIWSIGCIFAEVLTRKPLFPGTNVKHQLDLITDVLGTPSYETLSQIRNEKARIYLTGMKRKHPTPFPSMFCNADPQAVRLLERLLAFDPKDRPTAEEALADPYFEGFPNLEHEPSPHPFSKLEFEFERWKLTKDGIRDLIYREILEYHPQMLQDYIGAGGQTSFVYPSGVDGMRLQFVHLEENHLRGERGTPLRRRHASLPRERVCAPKGSDNQDCNNERRRTASSAAQTTIRSQQEGLTHAYVYQNGTSIPNFCSGYYLQNGSTSASSCVIDEHEGLEENGVSEEEKVAYELSQCFARI, from the exons ATGGAGTTCTTCACAGAATATGGGGAGGCAAGCCAGTATCAGATCGAAGAGATCATTGGCAAGGGAAGCTTCGGAGTAGTTGCTGCTGCAGTAGATACCCAAACTGGGGAGCGGGTTGCGATCAAGAAGATACATGATATGTTTGAGCATGCCTCAAATGGCACCCGCATTCTTCGGGAAATCAAGCTTCTTCGGCTTCTCCGCCACCCAAACATAGTTGAGACCAAACACATCCTGCTTCCCCCTGCCCGAAGGGAGTTCAGAGATATTTATGTTGTTTTTGAGCTCATGGAGTCGGACCTACAGAAAGTGATCCAAGCAAATGAGAACCTCACTGCAGGGCATCACCGTTTTTTCTTGTATCAACTTCTTCATGCCCTCAAGTACATCCATGCAG CTAATGTATTTCATCGTGACTTAAAACCGAGCAACATACTTGTCAATTCAAACTGCAAACTAAAGATCTGTGACTTTGGGCTTGCACGCGCATCGCGTGATGATCCTCCCTTGGCTATATTTTGGACT GACTATGTGGCTACAAGGTGGTACCGTGctcctgaattatgtggctcatttTTCTCCAAA TACACCCCTGCAATTGATATTTGGAGCATAGGGTGCATATTTGCTGAAGTTCTCACTCGAAAACCATTATTTCCTGGGACGAATGTCAAGCACCAACTAGATCTGATAACAGATGTCCTTGGAACTCCATCATATGAAACCCTATCCCAG ATTCGTAATGAGAAGGCCAGGATATATTTGACTGGCATGAAGAGGAAACATCCTACCCCCTTTCCTAGTATGTTTTGTAACGCTGATCCTCAGGCTGTCCGTCTCCTAGAACGCTTACTCGCATTTGATCCTAAAGATCGACCTACTGCTGAAGAG GCTTTAGCTGATCCATATTTTGAAGGATTTCCTAATTTGGAACATGAGCCTTCACCACACCCCTTTTCAAAACTTGAGTTTGAATTTGAGAGATGGAAGCTAACAAAGGATGGTATAAGAGATCTGATATATCGAGAG ATTTTGGAGTACCATCCACAGATGCTTCAGGATTATATCGGAGCTGGAGGACAGACTAGTTTTGTCTATCCAAG TGGGGTTGATGGTATGAGACTGCAGTTTGTACATCTTGAGGAGAACCACCTCAGAGGAGAAAGAGGTACTCCACTGCGGAGGCGACATGCATCTTTGCCAAG GGAAAGAGTCTGTGCACCAAAAGGTAGCGATAATCAAGACTGTAACAATGAGAGAAGGAGGACAGCATCTTCTGCTGCCCAAACTACCATAAGATCACAACAAGAGGGGCTGACACATGCATATGTTTATCAAAATGGCACAAGCATTCCGAACTTCTGCTCTGGGTATTACTTGCAGAATGGTAGTACCAGTGCTTCCAGTTGTGTCATCGATGAGCATGAAGGCCTGGAG GAGAACGGCGTCTCCGAGGAGGAGAAGGTGGCCTATGAACTGTCACAATGTTTTGCCAGGATTTAG
- the LOC119315051 gene encoding histone H3.2 yields the protein MARTKQTARKSTGGKAPRKQLATKAARKSAPATGGVKKPHRFRPGTVALREIRKYQKSTELLIRKLPFQRLVREIAQDFKTDLRFQSSAVSALQEAAEAYLVGLFEDTNLCAIHAKRVTIMPKDIQLARRIRGERA from the coding sequence ATGGCCCGCACCAAGCAGACGGCGAGGAAGTCCACCGGCGGCAAGGCGCCGAGGAAGCAGCTGGCGACCAAGGCCGCCCGCAAGTCCGCCCCGGCCACCGGCGGCGTGAAGAAGCCCCACCGCTTCCGCCCCGGCACCGTCGCGCTCCGGGAGATCCGCAAGTACCAGAAGAGCACCGAGCTGCTCATCCGCAAGCTGCCCTTCCAGCGGCTGGTGAGGGAGATCGCGCAGGACTTCAAGACCGACCTCCGCTTCCAGTCCTCCGCCGTCTCCGCCTTGCAGGAGGCCGCCGAGGCCTACCTCGTGGGCCTCTTCGAGGACACCAACCTCTGCGCCATCCACGCCAAGCGCGTCACcatcatgcccaaggacatccagCTCGCCCGCCGCATCCGTGGCGAGAGGGCATAG